A window from Dysidea avara chromosome 2, odDysAvar1.4, whole genome shotgun sequence encodes these proteins:
- the LOC136247780 gene encoding uncharacterized protein translates to MPFYALATVPLIQKLTVPVTQVWYADDAAACGKISALRMWWDQVSSLGPSFGYFPNAKKTWLVTKTQFCSVGKELFHDTAVNVTSDGRPHLGAPVGTSEYVERFTFDKISQWVSEVNTLSSIAISQPHAAYTCFTHGLFSRWLYVTRTVPDTSSSFQSLEKALLTKFIPALTALDLPGALQRSLFALPTRFGGLGIVAPDSLSSIEFSASILSQNFGYTADTRCSLYSRKLEIKQSKTINLSTLSKELFSKLTPTLQRAVTLAQEKGASSWLTALPVQEHGFSLHKTVFQDALALRYGWMPSRIPSHCACGTNFSVDHALSCPKGGFPSIRHNEVRDITAELLSEVCHDVEVEPHLQPLSDERFQQKTANTQDGARLDIAMNGFWGGRYEKCYTDVRVFNPLAPSNSGTTLQLCYRKHEITKKRAYELRIREVEHSSFTPLVFSASGGMGHEASVFYKRLASLLSDKWNDPYATVLGWIRCRLSFCLLRSAIQCIRGVR, encoded by the exons ATGCCATTTTATGCTCTAGCCACTGTACCTTTAATTCAGAAACTCACTGTACCTGTCACTCAGGTGTGGTATGCAGATGATGCTGCTGCCTGTggtaaaatttctgctcttcgtATGTGGTGGGACCAAGTTTCCTCACTGGGCCCTAGCTTTGGTTACTTCCCTAATGCAAAGAAGACATGGCTTGTTACTAAGACTCAGTTTTGCTCTGTTGGTAAGGAATTGTTTCATGACACAGCTGTAAATGTTACATCTGATGGCAGGCCTCACCTTGGTGCCCCAGTTGGCACCTCTGAGTATGTGGAAAGATTTACTTTTGATAAGATTAGCCAGTGGGTTTCTGAAGTTAATACACTCTCCTCCATCGCTATCTCCCAACCTCATGCTGCTTATACATGTTTTACTCATGGACTATTTAGCCGTTGGCTGTATGTAACACGTACAGTCCCTGATACATCTTCTAGTTTCCAGTCACTCGAGAAAGCCTTATTgacaaagtttattccagccttGACTGCCCTTGACCTTCCTGGTGCTCTTCAACGTTCACTCTTTGCCCTTCCAACTAGATTTGGTGGTCTAGGCATTGTTGCACCTGATTCTTTATCATCTATTGAGTTTTCTGCTTCAAT TTTATCACAGAATTTTGGCTATACTGCCGATACTCGTTGTAGTCTGTACTCCCGTAAGCTTGAAATTAAACAATCCAAGACTATCAATTTGTCCACTCTTTCTAAGGAACTGTTCTCTAAGCTTACTCCCACTCTTCAGAGGGCTGTTACTTTAGCACAGGAAAAGGGTGCTTCTAGCTGGCTTACTGCCCTACCTGTGCAGGAACATGGTTTCTCCCTACACAAGACTGTCTTTCAAGATGCCCTTGCTTTGAGGTATGGCTGGATGCCCTCTCGTATACCTTCCCACTGTGCGTGTGGTACcaacttttctgttgatcatgccctatcttgtccaaagggtggattcccttcaatacgccacaacgaagtgagggatatcacagctgaattgttatctgaagtgtgccatgatgtggaggttgagcctcatttgcagcctctaagtgatgaaagatttcaacagaagacagccaacactcaggatggcgcacgcttggacattgccatgaatggattttggggtggtcgttatgaaaaatgttatacggacgtcagagtttttaacccacttgcaccatccaacagtggaaccacccttcagttatgttacaggaaacacgaaataacaaagaagagagcttatgagttgcgaatccgtgaagtggaacacagttcttttacccctctagtgttctctgcttccgggggaatgggccatgaagccagtgttttttacaagcgattggcgagtttattgtctgacaaatggaatgacccttatgccacagtactaggatggattagatgtagattgtcattttgtttactgcgttcagcaatccaatgcattagaggagtacga
- the LOC136247781 gene encoding uncharacterized protein, which produces MDSSVVEAESTMPQSVSLLRSTVTALRQTYWVPTARQFVRSILHRCTICRRHSGKPYKPPDPAPLPKSRLQDVRPFTVTGVDFTGALYVKRGSEEIKAYLCLFTCATSRAVHLEIVEDLSTETFLLAFRRFVGRRSLPHLMISDNASTYEAAASELKNLFTSEVIATINRQGTTWQFIPKKAPWFGGFWERLIGLTKAAIKKTLGRAHVSLQVLQTIVVEVELTLNNRSLTYISDDVRDPQPLTPSHLLHGRSLATLPHHLVAAEDLQDPSYNESNRLSKAAKVQSLLLNHFATRWKREYLTSLREYYQKPGNNKREIKVGDVVLIHNEGPRLDWKLAVVEELIVGGDGLVRAANIRTSNGKTNRPIVKLFPLEVSSSDITSEQISHIPDDHAIPLAQPDITSSDDSNTATNPRPIRTSARKAMGKFADFSAESVIQSQYKNSTRTIDVDFDFKEFYQPNTLFENQLAGKSRVTTSPYELANSYVA; this is translated from the exons ATGGATTCATCCGTTGTGGAGGCAGAATCCACAATGCCCCAATCAGTCAGCTTGCTAA GAAGCACAGTAACTGCTCTTCGACAGACATACTGGGTCCCTACTGCCAGACAGTTTGTAAGGAGTATCCTACACCGTTGTACAATCTGCCGTCGACACAGTGGTAAGCCATACAAACCACCTGATCCTGCTCCTTTACCCAAATCTCGACTACAAGATGTTAGACCTTTCACAGTGACTGGTGTAGATTTTACTGGGGCACTCTATGTTAAGAGAGGCAGTGAAGAAATTAAGGCATACTTGTGCTTATTTACTTGTGCCACCAGTAGAGCAGTCCATTTGGAAATTGTGGAAGACTTGTCAACTGAGACCTTTTTGTTAGCCTTTCGTAGATTTGTGGGTCGTCGATCACTACCACACCTCATGATCTCTGACAACGCTTCAACTTATGAAGCAGCTGCAAGTGAACTTAAGAACCTTTTTACTTCAGAAGTCATCGCAACCATTAACAGACAAGGAACAACTTGGCAATTTATACCAAAGAAGGCTCCATGGTTTGGTGGCTTCTGGGAACGCCTGATTGGATTAACCAAGGCTGCCATTAAGAAGACTCTTGGAAGAGCACATGTGAGCCTGCAAGTGCTACAGACAATAGTGGTAGAGGTAGAACTAACATTGAACAACAGATCACTCACTTATATTTCAGATGATGTAAGAGACCCACAACCACTTACTCCTTCACATTTGCTGCATGGAAGAAGTTTGGCTACATTACCACACCATCTTGTGGCGGCGGAGGATTTACAAGATCCATCCTACAATGAGAGCAACAGACTGAGCAAGGCTGCAAAAGTACAATCATTGTTGCTAAATCACTTTGCTACACGGTGGAAGCGTGAGTACCTAACTTCTTTAAGGGAGTACTATCAGAAGCCAGGAAACAACAAACGAGAGATCAAGGTGGGAGATGTTGTTCTGATACACAATGAAGGGCCAAGGCTGGACTGGAAACTTGCTGTGGTTGAAGAACTTATTGTTGGTGGTGATGGTCTTGTTCGAGCTGCCAATATAAGAACTAGCAACGGTAAGACCAATAGACCAATTGTGAAGCTATTCCCCCTTGAAGTTAGTTCCAGTGATATTACTTCTGAACAGATATCTCACATCCCTGACGATCATGCTATACCATTAGCTCAACCAGATATTACCTCCTCAGATGACAGTAATACAGCTACTAACCCTCGCCCAATACGTACTTCAGCAAGGAAAGCAATGGGCAAGTTTGCAGA CTTCAGCGCTGAATCAGTGATACAAAGTCAATATAAGAACTCGACGCGTACTATCGACGTTGACTTCGACTTTAAAGAGTTTTACCAGCCAAATACACTGTTCGAGAACCAATTAGCTGGCAAGTCACGAGTTACTACTTCACCATACGAATTAGCTAATAGCTACGTTGCCTGA